Proteins encoded within one genomic window of Flavobacterium sp. NG2:
- a CDS encoding enoyl-CoA hydratase/isomerase family protein, whose protein sequence is MSDLSTYLVVRKEAAIATISLNRPKANSYYLDFLQLISQAIREASADNAIKVILINSTSEKFFCAGADIKIFSTNTTAENAEMVKAARAVSEAIVSSSKIVIAAISGHVLGGGLEMAMACDIRLAAKGDYLIGLPEVKLGLMPGNGGTPRMIDLIGASRAMELLVTGNSIAPDLAYQYGLFNQLFEAHEFDAKVQDYVTELAQGAGEAMTAIKKYVQLHKGMSLQESLDFETQSVESLYDTHDAKEGFEAFVEKRKPKFK, encoded by the coding sequence ATGAGTGATTTATCCACCTATTTAGTAGTACGAAAAGAAGCTGCTATAGCCACAATTAGTTTGAATAGGCCTAAGGCGAATAGTTATTATCTCGATTTTTTACAATTAATAAGTCAAGCGATTCGTGAGGCGAGTGCTGATAATGCGATTAAAGTTATTTTAATCAACAGTACTTCAGAAAAATTTTTCTGTGCGGGTGCCGATATTAAAATATTTAGTACCAATACCACAGCGGAAAATGCTGAAATGGTCAAAGCCGCTCGTGCAGTTTCTGAAGCGATTGTTTCCAGTTCCAAAATAGTGATTGCAGCCATTAGCGGTCATGTTTTAGGAGGAGGATTGGAAATGGCCATGGCTTGTGATATTCGCTTAGCTGCAAAAGGAGATTATTTGATTGGTTTGCCTGAGGTAAAACTGGGTTTGATGCCTGGAAATGGAGGAACGCCCCGAATGATTGATTTAATTGGGGCGAGTAGAGCTATGGAACTTTTAGTAACGGGTAATTCAATTGCACCTGATTTAGCCTATCAGTATGGATTATTCAATCAGCTTTTTGAAGCCCATGAATTTGACGCTAAGGTTCAAGACTATGTAACTGAATTAGCGCAAGGAGCTGGAGAAGCCATGACAGCTATAAAAAAATATGTACAACTGCATAAGGGAATGAGCTTACAAGAATCATTAGATTTTGAAACCCAATCGGTGGAGTCTTTGTATGATACCCATGATGCAAAAGAAGGGTTTGAAGCTTTTGTAGAAAAGCGAAAACCTAAATTTAAGTAA
- a CDS encoding beta-agarase, whose translation MNYCKLSQTILLGLFFLSSNAQQQAKSLNLESKSNEDIRTLALPSYLQKEGDWEFQANVSDDFNYKYSETNAKTNFGKNKWVNFYYSNWDGPGTTYWKYNHVAVDGNDLIIKSSRRNKATEFNPIFSKADKMNKPDGGINAGCISSIDKVSFPVFIESKVSVANIALASDVWLLSPDATQEIDIIECYGGKGSGNAFFAKSIHLSHHSFIRKPFTDYQPRDKGAWYERKGVEAWGDYCWNNGDREYVRVGVYWKSAFHFEYYIDGELVRVLYDKSLATKRNGKWEYGYPTMTDGKLDVEAGKQKIINFSTTENYSFEELQKANAVSKVSIIDPNHYQNGNGYTKELNIIINMESQDWHVAAGRTPSDADLADDTKNTVKVDWIRVFKPKSSDK comes from the coding sequence ATGAATTATTGTAAACTATCACAAACCATTTTGCTGGGGCTTTTTTTTCTTTCATCAAATGCACAGCAACAGGCTAAAAGCCTAAATCTGGAAAGTAAGAGTAATGAAGATATTCGAACACTTGCTTTACCGAGCTATTTGCAAAAAGAAGGAGATTGGGAATTTCAAGCTAATGTCTCTGATGATTTTAATTATAAGTATTCTGAAACGAATGCTAAGACCAATTTTGGAAAAAATAAATGGGTTAATTTCTACTATAGCAATTGGGATGGACCCGGAACAACTTATTGGAAATACAATCATGTGGCAGTGGATGGAAACGATTTGATTATTAAATCTTCCCGAAGAAATAAGGCAACCGAATTTAATCCGATTTTTTCAAAAGCGGACAAAATGAACAAACCTGACGGAGGTATCAATGCAGGTTGTATTAGTTCCATAGACAAAGTGTCGTTTCCAGTTTTTATAGAATCTAAGGTAAGTGTGGCTAATATTGCTTTGGCTTCGGATGTGTGGTTGTTAAGCCCTGATGCAACCCAAGAAATTGATATTATTGAATGTTATGGAGGTAAAGGTTCCGGAAATGCTTTTTTTGCCAAATCCATTCATCTAAGTCATCATTCATTTATTAGAAAACCATTTACTGATTACCAGCCTAGAGATAAAGGCGCATGGTATGAAAGAAAGGGCGTTGAAGCTTGGGGCGACTATTGTTGGAACAACGGGGATAGAGAATATGTAAGAGTGGGTGTTTATTGGAAAAGTGCATTTCATTTTGAATATTATATTGATGGGGAGCTAGTACGAGTATTATACGATAAAAGTTTAGCCACCAAACGCAACGGGAAATGGGAGTACGGTTATCCTACAATGACGGATGGTAAATTAGATGTTGAAGCTGGAAAACAAAAGATTATCAATTTTAGTACAACTGAAAACTATTCTTTTGAAGAACTCCAAAAAGCGAATGCTGTTTCGAAAGTGAGTATTATAGATCCTAATCACTATCAAAACGGAAATGGTTATACCAAAGAGTTAAACATTATCATCAATATGGAGTCTCAAGATTGGCATGTTGCGGCTGGTAGAACTCCATCAGATGCGGATTTGGCTGATGATACTAAAAACACGGTGAAAGTAGATTGGATTCGCGTATTCAAACCTAAAAGTTCCGATAAATAG
- a CDS encoding alpha-L-fucosidase: protein MKNTLLGLASLALISCNAQQQTTKKKVATKKIEYKADWESLKQHQTPEWFLDAKFGIYCHWGPYSVPEYKNEWYSHWMYVHKDNPEARNGKDSEYYTHHVKTYGPLDKFGYKDFIPMFKAEKFNAAEWADLFEKSGAKFAGPVSEHADGFAMWDSDLTKWDAKDMGPKRDVMGELSKEIRKRNMKFIATFHRQWLYAWFPTWDETTDASDPKYAGLYGPKVKKGDFLFPDNPNRKKLGAASYYPYPDEQFNKEWLDRLKEIINKYNPDMVWFDNKMDIIGEKYRKEFLQYYYNHGQKRNQEVVSTYKFNDFVKGTAVLDLERSRMKEKQPFPWLTDDSIDWKSWSHIADPNYKSTNRLIDFLVDVVSKNGGVLLNITPKANGEIPEPVKERLLQMGDWLRTNGEAIYGTRTFDIYGEGDFEVKEGHLSEDKNADNTAKDIRFTTKGDIVYATVLDWPAGDKLVIHSFKKEGPYLKNGIQSIEFLANKKMMKYRMENDGLHIQLPKEKVGDYAFVFKITPKK, encoded by the coding sequence ATGAAAAATACCCTTTTAGGATTAGCCAGTTTAGCGTTAATCTCCTGTAACGCACAGCAACAAACAACAAAAAAGAAAGTTGCGACAAAGAAAATTGAATACAAAGCCGATTGGGAGTCGTTAAAACAACACCAAACTCCAGAATGGTTTTTGGATGCTAAATTTGGTATCTATTGCCATTGGGGACCTTATTCGGTACCTGAGTATAAAAACGAATGGTATTCTCATTGGATGTATGTACACAAAGACAATCCTGAAGCCAGAAACGGAAAAGACAGTGAGTACTATACGCATCACGTGAAAACCTATGGCCCACTAGATAAATTCGGCTACAAAGATTTTATTCCAATGTTCAAAGCCGAAAAATTTAATGCAGCAGAATGGGCTGATTTATTTGAAAAATCGGGAGCTAAATTTGCTGGTCCCGTTTCGGAACATGCCGATGGTTTTGCGATGTGGGATAGTGATTTGACCAAATGGGATGCCAAAGATATGGGGCCTAAACGCGATGTTATGGGCGAATTATCCAAAGAAATTCGTAAACGAAACATGAAGTTTATCGCTACTTTCCACCGCCAATGGTTGTATGCTTGGTTTCCTACTTGGGATGAAACAACGGATGCCTCAGATCCAAAATATGCTGGTTTGTATGGTCCAAAAGTGAAAAAAGGAGATTTCCTTTTCCCAGATAACCCAAACAGAAAAAAACTAGGAGCGGCATCTTATTATCCTTATCCTGACGAACAATTTAACAAAGAATGGTTGGATCGTTTGAAGGAAATTATCAATAAATACAACCCTGACATGGTATGGTTTGATAATAAAATGGATATTATCGGTGAAAAATACCGCAAAGAATTTTTGCAATATTACTACAACCATGGTCAAAAAAGAAACCAAGAAGTCGTTTCGACTTATAAGTTTAATGATTTTGTTAAAGGGACTGCCGTTTTGGATTTAGAGCGTTCTCGTATGAAAGAGAAACAGCCTTTTCCTTGGTTAACAGATGATTCAATCGACTGGAAATCATGGTCGCATATTGCCGATCCGAATTATAAATCCACCAATCGTTTGATTGATTTCTTAGTCGATGTTGTCAGCAAAAATGGAGGCGTATTATTAAATATAACACCTAAGGCTAATGGTGAAATTCCTGAGCCAGTAAAAGAACGTTTATTGCAAATGGGCGATTGGCTTCGTACCAATGGGGAGGCTATTTACGGAACACGTACTTTTGATATTTATGGAGAAGGCGATTTTGAAGTAAAAGAAGGGCATTTAAGTGAAGACAAAAATGCAGACAATACAGCCAAAGACATTCGCTTTACAACCAAAGGGGATATTGTTTATGCTACGGTCTTAGACTGGCCAGCTGGAGACAAGCTTGTTATTCATTCATTTAAGAAAGAGGGGCCTTATTTGAAAAACGGAATTCAATCCATTGAATTTTTGGCCAATAAAAAAATGATGAAGTATCGTATGGAAAATGATGGCTTGCATATTCAGTTACCAAAAGAAAAAGTAGGGGACTATGCATTTGTATTTAAAATCACTCCGAAAAAATAA
- a CDS encoding ABC transporter substrate-binding protein encodes MSQEKIQLKGITWDHSRGFTSAVATAQRFHELYPNVEITWEKRSLQAFADEPINKLAERYDLLIIDHPWAGFAARTKVIIPLNEYLPKEFLEDQAANSVGKSHESYCFDGYQSALAIDAATPVAASRPDLLEKLGKKAPETWEDVMDLAKEGLVAIPGIPQDTLMSFYMICCTLGEDVALTKDYFVSETIGLKALEILKELGKYIDPACYDMNPIKVYEAMTLTDKYAYSPFAYGYTNYSRQGYAKHFLKFHDVVSLEGNKLITTLGGTGLAISANSNHREITLAYAQYVASPETQKGVFFDNGGQPGHRGAWLDERTNAVTSNYFIDTLPTLDRAFLRPRYHGHMYFQDHAGAPIREYMMKGGDTKKVLDGLNQLYIESLKKTM; translated from the coding sequence ATGTCACAAGAAAAGATACAATTAAAAGGAATTACTTGGGACCACAGTAGAGGGTTCACATCAGCAGTTGCTACGGCACAACGTTTTCATGAATTATATCCTAATGTAGAAATTACATGGGAAAAAAGATCTTTGCAAGCCTTTGCTGATGAGCCTATCAACAAATTAGCAGAGCGTTATGATTTACTCATTATTGACCATCCTTGGGCAGGTTTTGCGGCAAGAACCAAAGTGATTATTCCGTTAAACGAGTATTTACCAAAGGAATTTTTAGAGGATCAAGCCGCTAATTCGGTAGGAAAATCTCATGAGAGCTATTGTTTTGATGGATACCAAAGCGCGTTGGCTATCGATGCAGCCACTCCAGTAGCAGCTAGTCGCCCCGATTTATTAGAAAAATTAGGAAAAAAAGCTCCTGAAACTTGGGAAGATGTTATGGATTTAGCCAAGGAAGGTTTGGTTGCCATTCCGGGAATTCCGCAAGATACGTTGATGAGTTTTTATATGATTTGCTGTACTCTAGGGGAAGATGTAGCCTTAACAAAAGACTATTTTGTTTCTGAAACGATTGGTTTGAAAGCATTAGAAATTTTAAAGGAATTAGGGAAATATATCGATCCAGCTTGTTACGACATGAACCCAATAAAGGTATATGAAGCCATGACGCTTACGGATAAATATGCCTATTCTCCTTTTGCTTATGGCTATACAAACTATTCGAGACAAGGATATGCGAAGCATTTTTTAAAATTTCATGACGTTGTTAGTCTCGAAGGGAACAAACTAATTACGACTTTGGGAGGAACAGGTTTGGCTATTTCTGCCAATTCAAATCATAGAGAAATTACGTTAGCTTATGCGCAGTATGTGGCCTCTCCAGAAACTCAAAAAGGGGTGTTTTTTGATAATGGCGGACAGCCAGGGCATAGAGGTGCTTGGTTAGACGAAAGAACCAATGCGGTTACGTCGAACTATTTTATAGATACTTTACCTACACTAGACCGCGCTTTTTTAAGACCGCGTTACCATGGACATATGTATTTTCAAGATCATGCAGGTGCCCCAATTAGGGAGTATATGATGAAGGGAGGAGATACTAAAAAAGTATTAGACGGCTTAAATCAATTGTATATTGAATCATTAAAAAAAACAATGTAA
- a CDS encoding sulfatase, giving the protein MKNLYVKIPLTLLLFCQVLLGQSSKNKPNIIYIMSDDHTSQAIGVYGGRLARLNPTPNIDALANEGLLFKNAFTTNSICTPSRASIITGQYSQTNGVLDLDGELDPAKEYLPMEMKKLGYVTAMIGKWHLKNEPSAFDFYKVLDGQGKYFNPSFLEKGKGTWPKNEVKSVGHSSDVITDITLDYLKNRDKSKPFFIMHHYKAPHDMFEFAPRYKDYLADVEIPEPASLYYQPNFGSAATMGENGKMRAVVGSSVSDKHLRRNYVNMLLNDTVSGTIGTHLAYQEYLKRYLRCVKGVDDNLGRLFDYLKKEGLWENTVIVYTADQGMMLGEHDMIDKRWMYEESMRMPFIVHYPKMIKSARTTDLLINNTDFAPTLIELAKGKKPDYMQGMSFINTLQGKEEKNWRTATYYRYWMHNIHHWVPAHFGVRTNQYKLIFYYSKHYLPEAEWDKFYWSKEMKSIGWNTSVAWEFYDLKNDPEELNNQYKNPKFKTIIASLKEEILRQRNQWNETDKKYPEIQKVIDKHWND; this is encoded by the coding sequence ATGAAAAATTTGTATGTAAAAATCCCGTTGACTTTGCTGTTGTTTTGCCAAGTTCTATTGGGACAATCTTCAAAAAACAAACCGAATATTATTTACATCATGTCTGACGATCATACTTCCCAAGCTATTGGAGTGTATGGAGGACGATTGGCTCGCTTGAATCCTACGCCAAATATTGATGCCTTGGCTAATGAGGGGCTTTTGTTTAAAAATGCTTTTACAACCAATTCCATTTGTACGCCTAGCCGCGCTAGTATTATTACTGGACAATATTCGCAAACCAATGGGGTATTGGATTTGGATGGCGAATTAGATCCAGCCAAAGAATACCTGCCGATGGAGATGAAAAAGTTAGGCTATGTTACAGCTATGATTGGGAAATGGCATCTCAAAAATGAGCCCTCAGCTTTCGATTTTTACAAAGTATTAGATGGTCAAGGAAAATATTTTAATCCTTCCTTTCTTGAAAAAGGAAAAGGAACTTGGCCTAAAAACGAAGTGAAATCAGTAGGGCATTCTTCGGATGTGATTACAGATATCACTTTAGATTACTTGAAAAATAGAGACAAATCCAAGCCCTTTTTTATCATGCATCACTACAAAGCACCGCATGATATGTTTGAATTTGCCCCGCGCTACAAAGACTATTTAGCCGATGTCGAAATTCCAGAACCGGCTAGTTTGTATTACCAACCTAATTTTGGTTCCGCCGCTACCATGGGCGAAAACGGCAAAATGAGAGCGGTAGTAGGTTCGTCCGTTTCTGATAAACATTTGAGAAGAAACTATGTCAATATGTTGCTAAACGATACAGTTTCAGGGACTATTGGAACCCATCTGGCCTATCAAGAATACCTCAAAAGATATTTGCGTTGTGTCAAAGGTGTTGATGATAATTTAGGTCGCCTTTTTGATTATTTGAAAAAAGAAGGACTTTGGGAAAACACCGTGATTGTTTACACGGCCGATCAAGGAATGATGTTGGGCGAACACGATATGATTGATAAGCGTTGGATGTATGAAGAGTCGATGCGTATGCCGTTTATCGTGCATTATCCTAAAATGATAAAATCAGCTAGAACAACTGATTTATTGATTAACAATACTGATTTTGCTCCAACTTTAATCGAATTGGCCAAAGGTAAAAAACCAGATTATATGCAGGGTATGAGTTTCATCAATACCTTACAAGGCAAAGAAGAGAAAAACTGGAGAACGGCTACCTATTACCGCTATTGGATGCATAACATTCATCATTGGGTACCTGCGCATTTTGGGGTGCGAACTAATCAGTACAAATTGATTTTCTATTATTCTAAACATTATTTACCAGAAGCCGAATGGGACAAATTTTATTGGTCGAAAGAAATGAAAAGCATTGGATGGAACACATCAGTGGCTTGGGAATTTTATGATTTAAAAAATGACCCTGAGGAACTAAACAATCAATATAAAAATCCAAAATTCAAAACGATTATAGCCTCCTTAAAAGAAGAAATCTTACGTCAACGAAATCAATGGAATGAAACGGATAAAAAATATCCTGAAATTCAAAAAGTGATTGATAAGCATTGGAATGATTAA
- a CDS encoding Gfo/Idh/MocA family oxidoreductase produces the protein MDINYKPELPLENRPIYIIGAGGIVRDAHLPAYKSVGFTIAGITNRTRPRAEELATQFGIPMVYETVAEMVQDAPENAVFDLTLMPNQFVQTLEQLPDGAAVLIQKPMGDDFKQTLEILNVCRRKKLKAAINCQMRFAPYVMAAKYLIEQGLIGELYDFEVRLTTYTPWEYFPNVVHHPRLEIQQHSIHYIDLIRSFLGNPKGVYSKTLRNPAKPMSSTRTTTIMDYQDSIRAIINTNHDHNFGEKNQESFVKWEGTKGAIKARIGLLLDYPNGKPDLFQYCILKEGEEPKWVEVPLEGSWFPDAFVGTMASLMRFVEGSTTELPTSVEDVVHSMAIVEAAYESNDKGGVSPNYNI, from the coding sequence ATGGATATTAACTACAAACCCGAATTGCCTTTAGAGAATCGCCCTATTTACATCATTGGTGCGGGAGGCATTGTGCGTGATGCTCATTTGCCTGCCTATAAAAGTGTAGGATTTACAATAGCTGGAATTACCAATAGAACACGTCCAAGGGCTGAAGAATTAGCGACTCAGTTTGGTATTCCGATGGTTTACGAAACAGTAGCTGAAATGGTTCAAGATGCTCCAGAAAATGCTGTTTTTGATTTAACATTAATGCCGAATCAATTTGTGCAAACCTTAGAACAATTACCTGATGGGGCGGCAGTTTTGATTCAGAAACCAATGGGAGATGATTTTAAGCAAACTCTCGAAATTCTGAACGTTTGTAGAAGAAAAAAATTAAAAGCAGCCATCAACTGTCAGATGCGTTTTGCACCTTATGTGATGGCAGCAAAATATTTAATAGAACAAGGATTAATAGGCGAATTGTATGATTTTGAAGTAAGACTTACGACTTATACACCTTGGGAATATTTTCCCAATGTGGTCCATCATCCAAGATTAGAAATCCAGCAACACAGCATTCATTATATTGATTTGATCCGCTCGTTTTTAGGAAATCCAAAAGGGGTATATTCCAAAACCCTTCGCAATCCTGCCAAACCGATGTCTTCGACCCGAACCACAACTATTATGGATTATCAAGATTCGATTCGCGCTATTATCAATACCAATCATGATCATAATTTTGGTGAAAAAAATCAAGAAAGTTTTGTGAAATGGGAAGGAACAAAGGGAGCTATCAAAGCACGAATTGGTTTATTACTAGATTACCCAAATGGAAAACCTGATTTGTTTCAATATTGTATTCTCAAAGAAGGTGAAGAACCAAAATGGGTTGAAGTTCCTCTTGAAGGCTCGTGGTTTCCAGATGCTTTTGTGGGAACGATGGCTTCGTTGATGCGCTTTGTAGAAGGTTCCACAACCGAATTACCAACGAGTGTAGAAGATGTGGTGCATTCGATGGCGATTGTCGAAGCGGCTTATGAATCGAATGACAAAGGTGGGGTAAGTCCCAATTATAATATCTAA
- a CDS encoding glycoside hydrolase family 2 protein, translated as MKIKLSKTIVFLLLFCMGTALMQAQPNTTLSLEDSSQQILDLSGKRWRFKMMAPGEGVKKGLHKLPSEDIETLVWNNAKVPGDVYTDLWKAGVIDDPHFGRNSVKAQWVQQYEWWYALQFSVTEGVENQMVDLVFEGVDYSCEVWLNGHYLGKHAGVFSPFSFNVNEYLRIHKWDFLKGRNMLVVKLDTPPQVNAFVAGKKTPWFGDYWRDITPIGIVGPVKLIRTGKARFKDVYANNTINKDGSADVNLEITVENTNKEPKEYTFETALNGKNFKMKEERMVFKKTIQPGTHKVIHKIHLKEAKLWWPWDLGDQNLYIAKIAIKDGKLNQDVNETTFGIREVTSKWNPGFVKDVDVTFPRSTYINGKFHFIRSACWGGPPNIFVGRTEISDYKELIRLAKEMNMNNIRIFGWHPPEIPEFYQYCDEMGMTVWQDIIPLGTGNIPYDEENLSQIFNEGVKVVVARRNHPSLIMMEGGEEMMFRTRDPKMGRKFLERLGDSLQAHVKLPYVPDSPMTDHVGQQAGFKPKEAVHALRYFYEMGRWLHEDWYQTNANGFPIVPEFAITSVPSVESLKKFIPENEMWPPGLSWGHHWADLTHLRMQNWDVFGSEMKSSLEEFVNATQDAQGIIFQNGIEHFRRDKPSLSGIALCHYITYGPDMKWAIVDNYRKPKNSYYFVQKAYQPLLVNFEFKKRRWDTNEPFVGNIWIINDFYKEYKDCKVKFEMKDDSGAVISSKNFEVSKIDQNSAKSFFPINEKVLKTVKSKFYVNLELTDKSGKVISKNDYFFLIGDQKEATKYFNEWKKIRLKEENENGGYGSYYHYFKEFTGEDGMRYESQNQNPRATGFEPNKK; from the coding sequence ATGAAAATCAAATTATCGAAAACAATTGTTTTCCTACTGTTATTTTGTATGGGTACGGCACTTATGCAAGCGCAACCCAACACAACCTTATCGCTAGAGGATTCAAGTCAGCAAATACTGGATTTGAGCGGGAAGAGATGGCGATTCAAAATGATGGCGCCAGGCGAGGGTGTGAAAAAAGGACTTCACAAACTACCATCCGAAGACATTGAAACGCTGGTTTGGAACAACGCCAAAGTTCCAGGCGATGTTTATACTGATTTATGGAAAGCAGGGGTAATTGACGACCCTCATTTTGGAAGAAACAGTGTAAAAGCGCAATGGGTACAACAATACGAATGGTGGTATGCCTTACAATTTAGTGTAACCGAAGGTGTAGAAAACCAAATGGTGGACCTCGTTTTTGAAGGGGTTGACTATAGTTGTGAAGTTTGGCTTAACGGCCATTATTTAGGCAAGCACGCAGGAGTGTTTTCACCTTTTTCATTTAATGTTAATGAGTATTTAAGAATTCATAAATGGGATTTCTTGAAAGGACGAAATATGTTGGTGGTCAAATTAGATACACCGCCACAAGTCAATGCTTTTGTAGCAGGTAAAAAAACACCTTGGTTTGGTGATTATTGGAGAGATATTACCCCAATAGGTATTGTTGGACCAGTAAAACTAATACGTACAGGTAAGGCTCGTTTTAAAGATGTGTACGCTAATAATACGATTAATAAAGATGGTTCAGCAGATGTTAATTTAGAAATCACAGTTGAAAACACAAATAAAGAACCAAAAGAATACACCTTTGAAACGGCGCTTAATGGTAAAAACTTTAAGATGAAGGAGGAGAGAATGGTATTTAAAAAGACCATTCAGCCAGGGACTCATAAAGTAATTCATAAAATTCATTTAAAAGAAGCAAAACTCTGGTGGCCTTGGGATTTAGGGGACCAAAATTTATATATCGCAAAAATTGCTATTAAAGATGGAAAACTAAATCAAGATGTAAACGAAACTACTTTTGGTATTCGTGAAGTTACGTCAAAATGGAATCCTGGTTTTGTAAAAGATGTGGATGTTACCTTCCCACGTTCGACTTATATCAATGGTAAATTTCATTTCATCCGTTCGGCTTGTTGGGGTGGACCACCAAATATTTTTGTAGGTCGTACAGAAATTAGCGATTACAAAGAATTGATTCGTTTAGCCAAAGAAATGAATATGAATAATATTCGAATTTTTGGATGGCATCCTCCTGAAATTCCTGAGTTTTATCAATATTGTGACGAGATGGGAATGACGGTTTGGCAAGACATTATTCCGCTTGGAACAGGAAATATTCCTTATGATGAGGAAAATTTATCCCAAATTTTCAATGAGGGGGTAAAAGTGGTTGTGGCTCGTAGAAACCATCCTTCATTAATCATGATGGAAGGTGGAGAAGAAATGATGTTTCGTACCCGTGACCCTAAAATGGGTAGAAAATTTTTGGAGCGCTTAGGTGATTCTTTACAAGCACATGTAAAATTGCCTTATGTTCCAGATTCACCAATGACCGACCACGTAGGACAACAAGCTGGCTTTAAACCAAAAGAAGCCGTGCATGCCTTGCGTTATTTTTACGAAATGGGGCGTTGGTTACACGAAGATTGGTACCAAACGAATGCCAATGGTTTCCCAATTGTACCAGAATTTGCGATTACTTCTGTGCCTTCAGTAGAGAGTTTGAAAAAGTTCATTCCTGAAAACGAAATGTGGCCTCCTGGATTAAGTTGGGGACACCACTGGGCTGATTTAACGCATTTGCGCATGCAAAACTGGGATGTTTTTGGCAGTGAAATGAAAAGCTCATTAGAGGAATTTGTCAATGCTACACAAGATGCACAGGGAATCATTTTCCAAAACGGGATTGAACATTTCCGTCGTGACAAACCGAGTTTGAGTGGAATTGCATTGTGTCACTACATCACTTATGGACCCGATATGAAATGGGCGATTGTGGATAATTACAGAAAGCCTAAAAACTCTTATTATTTTGTTCAAAAAGCGTATCAGCCGTTGTTAGTGAATTTTGAATTCAAAAAACGCCGTTGGGATACTAATGAGCCATTTGTGGGGAACATATGGATTATCAATGATTTTTACAAAGAGTACAAGGATTGTAAAGTGAAATTCGAAATGAAAGATGACTCAGGAGCAGTTATTTCTAGCAAAAATTTTGAGGTTTCAAAAATTGATCAAAACAGTGCCAAATCGTTCTTCCCTATAAACGAAAAAGTACTGAAAACAGTAAAATCAAAATTCTATGTTAATCTGGAATTGACTGATAAATCTGGGAAAGTGATCTCTAAAAACGATTATTTCTTCTTGATAGGGGACCAAAAAGAAGCTACTAAATATTTTAACGAGTGGAAAAAAATCCGTTTGAAAGAAGAAAATGAAAATGGCGGTTATGGTTCTTATTACCATTATTTCAAAGAATTTACAGGAGAAGATGGTATGAGATATGAAAGCCAAAATCAAAATCCTAGAGCGACAGGATTTGAACCAAACAAAAAATAA
- a CDS encoding MaoC family dehydratase, translating to MHIVSRFYEDYELGSTRETLGRTITETDFVVHAGHTGDFFPHHMDAEWCKTQPFKQRIAHGTLTFAVGIGMTATEINPEAFSKGYDRLRFVKPVFIGDTIRVVVTISEKKESNKPDLGHITEHVEIFNQNDQLVLVCDHILLAKYKS from the coding sequence ATGCATATTGTATCACGATTTTATGAAGACTACGAATTAGGTAGTACACGAGAAACTTTAGGGAGAACGATAACCGAAACCGATTTTGTTGTCCACGCAGGACATACAGGCGATTTTTTTCCGCATCATATGGATGCCGAATGGTGTAAAACACAGCCTTTCAAACAACGTATTGCGCATGGTACCTTGACTTTTGCAGTAGGAATTGGCATGACTGCCACCGAAATTAATCCAGAGGCTTTTTCAAAAGGCTATGACCGTTTGCGTTTTGTAAAACCGGTTTTCATTGGAGATACCATTCGAGTGGTGGTGACCATTAGTGAAAAGAAAGAATCCAACAAGCCAGACCTTGGACATATCACAGAACATGTAGAAATATTCAATCAAAACGACCAGTTGGTTTTGGTTTGTGACCATATTTTATTAGCAAAATATAAATCATAA